The segment CGCGGCCGATATTGCGGCCGATATTGCGGCCCGATGGAGGAGCGATTCAAGGGTTTCAATACGAGTCTTGGAGAGACTCGGCTACGAAAAAAGCGGCCGTGGGTTACCCGAGGATATCTCACGACCGCTTATTATTTAACCCGCGAGAGAAAACACTTGCCCAGAATCTCGACAACAAACCCACATAAGTTGTTTTGACTGACAAGGTGCCGCTCGTTTACTAGCGTCGGGTCGTCCACTTGGTTGACCCTTGCCGGCACTATTAGGAATCGACCGGATTGGGTAAATACTTAGGGTCGTTCCGATTCTTTGTAGAGGAAACATTGCGGGAGGCTTAAACGGTAACGATTATGCCGATTAAACCCCATATCGCCTATTTAGGCATTGACGATGAGCGGCAGCCAGCCGCGAACGTCCGACCTGGCCTGCGTCCGCGGCCACCGCCTCGATTTTCTCTAAAATCGGCCCGTAATCCGCAATCTGTTCCGCCCCTAAGTCCCAGCCTGCTCGCATCAAACTGTCCAACGTTGCCTTCAAGTTGCCGTGATGTTGGTAGTCATCGGCAACCCTCATCCAATACTCGCAAACCTTACGAAGCGGCAGTGGTTCTTCGGCAGAACGACTTTCTTGAAGCAATTGAAAGTAATCGTTGTTTGCGATAACGGTTCGGTCGATTTCATGGAGACGAGCGATCGAGAACTTTGCCGCTGTACTTTGCGTGAAGTGCATATGCAAGCGAACCGATTGATCGGTAAACGTTGACTGCATCGCACCTTGCCCATAAGCTGCAACCGCTTGACTTCGTTTTCCAAGCCGTTCGTTGTAATAGCCAATCAAATCCCACGGCCACGACAAATCAGGCGCCAGTGATTGACATGCCCGAGCGTGCATCGCAGCGGTATCCCAATCTTGGTCACGACAATCGTCATCGAGCTTTCGATGATTCAGCTTACCTTCAATTTGTTGCCATGCCGACTCAGGCATTTGGTCCGCATCGAAAATCCAATTGACAACCTGGTTCCAATCCAGTTCCAGTGATTCGGCGACAAGTTCGGAAACATGGCTCGACCAATCTTGGAACAATGCCGCTTGGATCAATTCGAACCTTACCGCAACTTCAGCGATCGAATGGCGGAGGAGTCGGTCAGCAACGGCAGCGGGCGTGACGCTTTGATCCAACAGATCAGCGATTTCACTGGGGTATTTCGCAAATGCCCAACGGACAATCGCATCGTTCTTGGGCGATGATTGCCGCTCGAAGTTCTCAGCCGGCAGGGCAGCGGCACGCCGTGGACCGGGTAATTGGTCGACCAGCGTTTCAAACACGATCGCTTCACTAAGCCGATTGCCCCAAGGAATCCAATCGCCGCCGCCGTGAAACCAATGCACAATTTGGCTGGCTTTGTTCTCGCAATCAATTCGTACGCCAAGCCAATTCCCCATCGAATCACCTAGTATCGGCAACAGATTCGCTGGCATCAGCCCTGGCCAAATCACGTCGGGAGCATCTGACAAAAGTGTTTCAGGATGTACCGATTCGCAGTACTCGCCGCTCCCGCAACCCTTCCAAATTTCAGCATCAAACCAATCCGCCAAATCATCGGAAAGGACGCACGAATACCTCTCGGCAATCTGAGCGGACCATTGATGCGGCGAGCGTTTTGGAGCAGACAAGGCAAGCTGGGAAGTGGGAGAGGCTGGATGATTTGGGCTTAGATTAATAAATTCTTGCTCGATCCCACAAGAGGAACTGACACCCCCAGCCAAAAACCCAAAAACCCGAAAACGCCAAAAACCCGAAAACGCCCAAAACCCGGAAAGGGGAAACGATTAGCGAAGCTCTAAAGGATTCAGTTTTACATCGGGACGCGATTGCCGAAATCGCTCGATTCGGTCGCTCGATAAGCTGGTACGCTGGACATCGAGCGACTTTAGGCGAGGTAACCGCTCGACCACATC is part of the Novipirellula aureliae genome and harbors:
- a CDS encoding SMI1/KNR4 family protein, with the protein product MSAPKRSPHQWSAQIAERYSCVLSDDLADWFDAEIWKGCGSGEYCESVHPETLLSDAPDVIWPGLMPANLLPILGDSMGNWLGVRIDCENKASQIVHWFHGGGDWIPWGNRLSEAIVFETLVDQLPGPRRAAALPAENFERQSSPKNDAIVRWAFAKYPSEIADLLDQSVTPAAVADRLLRHSIAEVAVRFELIQAALFQDWSSHVSELVAESLELDWNQVVNWIFDADQMPESAWQQIEGKLNHRKLDDDCRDQDWDTAAMHARACQSLAPDLSWPWDLIGYYNERLGKRSQAVAAYGQGAMQSTFTDQSVRLHMHFTQSTAAKFSIARLHEIDRTVIANNDYFQLLQESRSAEEPLPLRKVCEYWMRVADDYQHHGNLKATLDSLMRAGWDLGAEQIADYGPILEKIEAVAADAGQVGRSRLAAAHRQCLNRRYGV